One genomic segment of Rivularia sp. PCC 7116 includes these proteins:
- the drmA gene encoding DISARM system helicase DrmA: MTAAIPNQVQSNQSSTVRAHLIEALQLDLIGPTPDDINYAEEILDQAPSKGYLTGFLVPYGASIEQRTDDNGDDELDQVSGGAAGEDENVPEKTFAKKAFFPSSIGLSLLVNQNTSHLNVTVAWGDYYPYKENIDTDTENKTIPQEEQLEATDEKQTQTIPGCWKRIPRQQEITIPIGEHNPKQLELPLNKGGVSPNLNIPIPDSNGLELVVSVRPVASKELVPAGSLSVSVFLVNKRVPTNDKERDTTYTFQTSLAIRTIEPFVPRPNLRGRDNDDWDESVADLQYRDNYEYAVGHNVSAVAVTNVDGNCNYVRTAWIPTADVEKVIATEDEFKDVELGMEELAKAQTPEALQNMLSPMVNAYGDWIEQQRLTSPQEPKRFNIASDLLNRAEIAKNRINAGIQALTDPDIFTAFQIGNRAIATYIRQRKTHGQNITPESIAPPKWRPFQLAFILMNLLGVANPEHNERELVDLLFFPTGGGKTEAYLGLAAFTLVLRRLHNPDPKTKIKSAGLSVLMRYTLRLLTLDQLGRAAAMICALELEREKNPELLGTWSFEIGLWVGQAATPNRMGKKGDNDDYSARKRTLDFQKNNRNPSPIPLENCPWCGTKFDRNSFQLHPNPDQPSNLHVYCSNRRCDFSGRKGKNLPIVTVDEPIYRRLPCFIIATVDKFASLPWVGETGALFGKVDRYDQNGFYGPTQPGRGKALGSHLPPPDLIIQDELHLISGPLGTMVGLYETAIDALCSREINGKPTRPKIVASTATVRRASKQIQALFGRSEVDIFPPPGPDRRDSFFAKTVPASEKNARTYVGIAAQGRSAKVVLLRTYLALLGAAQKHWLAAGGKKNPDNPADPYMTLLGYFNSLRELGGSRRIVEDEVKTRLNRYSQRKRIGEASGLFADRKIDDEPEELTSRVSTSEVANTKQRLESTFDKNDKVDVVLATNMISVGLDITRLGLMVVLGQPKTAAEYIQATSRVGRDEKRPGLVVTLLNIHRPRDRSHYERFCAWHSSFYRAVEATSVTPFSPRAIDRGIAAITVALARLGHTKMTAPTNAIEILQNRQELEFVVDKIAQRAEMHDKELSASDSEALRQKVRNTVKDLLDLWERIANDKINLQYQREVGEAPPLIFEPLDPELLNQPLEARKFKAQRSLRDVEPTVNLWVINPNGDEVEEVKK; the protein is encoded by the coding sequence ATGACAGCAGCAATTCCTAACCAAGTGCAATCTAACCAATCCTCTACCGTCCGAGCGCATCTCATCGAAGCTTTACAACTCGACCTCATAGGACCCACTCCCGACGATATTAATTACGCAGAGGAAATTCTCGACCAAGCGCCATCAAAAGGTTATTTGACGGGTTTTCTCGTTCCTTATGGTGCTTCTATCGAACAGCGTACTGATGATAATGGGGATGATGAGTTAGACCAAGTTAGCGGTGGTGCTGCGGGTGAAGATGAAAATGTCCCCGAAAAAACCTTTGCAAAAAAAGCTTTTTTCCCTTCATCAATCGGTTTAAGTTTACTTGTTAATCAAAATACTAGTCATCTTAATGTCACCGTCGCTTGGGGTGACTATTATCCTTATAAAGAAAATATTGATACTGATACAGAAAATAAAACTATTCCGCAAGAGGAACAGTTAGAAGCTACAGACGAAAAACAAACACAAACAATTCCCGGATGTTGGAAGCGGATTCCTCGTCAACAAGAAATTACTATTCCGATAGGGGAACATAATCCCAAGCAACTAGAATTACCTCTTAATAAAGGTGGGGTATCGCCAAATTTAAATATTCCCATACCGGATAGCAACGGTTTAGAGTTAGTCGTTTCGGTTCGTCCGGTTGCTTCTAAAGAACTTGTTCCGGCTGGTAGTCTCTCGGTTTCGGTATTTCTGGTAAATAAGCGCGTTCCTACAAACGATAAAGAACGCGATACAACCTATACTTTTCAAACTAGTTTAGCTATTCGCACCATAGAACCTTTTGTTCCCCGTCCCAATTTACGCGGAAGGGATAATGATGATTGGGATGAAAGTGTTGCGGATTTGCAATACCGGGATAATTATGAATATGCTGTTGGTCATAATGTTTCGGCTGTAGCTGTTACTAATGTCGATGGAAATTGCAATTATGTTCGTACCGCTTGGATACCGACTGCGGATGTAGAAAAGGTAATTGCGACGGAAGATGAATTCAAAGATGTGGAATTGGGGATGGAGGAACTAGCTAAAGCCCAAACACCGGAAGCTTTACAAAATATGCTGAGTCCAATGGTGAATGCTTATGGTGATTGGATTGAACAACAGCGCTTAACATCTCCACAAGAACCCAAACGCTTCAATATTGCATCTGACTTGTTAAATCGTGCGGAAATTGCCAAAAATCGGATTAATGCGGGAATACAAGCATTAACAGACCCCGATATATTTACAGCATTCCAAATTGGAAATCGGGCGATCGCCACTTATATCCGTCAGCGTAAAACCCACGGTCAAAATATTACACCGGAAAGTATCGCACCTCCAAAATGGCGACCTTTTCAGTTAGCTTTTATCTTGATGAACTTATTGGGAGTAGCTAACCCCGAACATAACGAAAGGGAATTAGTTGATTTGCTATTCTTCCCTACAGGTGGTGGTAAAACCGAAGCTTATTTAGGACTTGCTGCATTTACCTTAGTACTGCGAAGACTGCATAACCCAGACCCAAAAACAAAAATAAAATCTGCTGGTTTAAGCGTTCTCATGCGCTATACATTGCGACTTCTCACCCTCGACCAACTCGGACGTGCAGCAGCGATGATTTGCGCTTTAGAATTAGAACGGGAAAAAAATCCCGAACTATTGGGAACATGGTCTTTTGAAATCGGACTTTGGGTAGGACAAGCAGCGACTCCCAACCGCATGGGTAAAAAAGGAGATAACGACGACTATAGCGCTAGAAAACGTACCCTTGATTTTCAGAAAAATAATCGCAACCCCTCACCCATACCTTTAGAAAATTGTCCTTGGTGCGGAACCAAATTTGACCGTAACTCATTCCAATTACATCCCAACCCCGACCAACCAAGCAACTTACACGTATATTGCAGCAACCGTCGCTGTGATTTCTCCGGTAGAAAAGGTAAGAATTTACCAATTGTCACCGTAGACGAACCAATTTATCGTCGTTTACCCTGCTTTATAATTGCCACAGTTGATAAATTCGCTAGTCTACCTTGGGTAGGAGAAACAGGTGCATTATTCGGAAAAGTAGACCGCTACGACCAAAATGGTTTTTATGGACCGACTCAACCCGGACGTGGTAAAGCTTTAGGAAGTCATTTACCTCCACCAGATTTAATTATTCAAGACGAATTACATTTAATATCGGGTCCTTTAGGAACAATGGTAGGACTGTATGAAACTGCAATTGATGCTTTATGCAGTCGCGAAATCAACGGTAAACCAACCCGACCTAAAATAGTGGCTTCTACAGCTACAGTTCGTCGCGCTAGTAAACAAATTCAAGCCTTATTTGGTCGTAGCGAAGTCGATATTTTCCCTCCACCGGGACCCGATAGACGCGACTCGTTTTTTGCTAAAACCGTCCCCGCAAGTGAGAAAAACGCTCGTACCTATGTCGGAATTGCAGCCCAAGGACGCAGCGCCAAAGTAGTATTATTACGTACTTATTTAGCATTGTTAGGGGCGGCTCAAAAACACTGGTTAGCTGCCGGAGGAAAGAAAAACCCTGATAATCCAGCCGACCCCTACATGACATTATTAGGTTACTTTAATTCTCTGCGGGAACTGGGAGGAAGCCGTCGCATCGTCGAAGATGAAGTTAAAACACGCTTGAATCGCTACAGTCAACGCAAGCGAATTGGTGAAGCCTCCGGATTATTTGCCGACCGTAAAATTGATGACGAACCCGAAGAACTGACATCCCGCGTCAGCACCAGCGAAGTAGCTAATACCAAACAAAGACTAGAATCCACCTTCGATAAAAACGATAAAGTAGATGTTGTCTTAGCAACAAACATGATATCCGTAGGTTTGGATATTACCCGCTTGGGTTTAATGGTAGTTCTCGGTCAACCCAAAACAGCAGCAGAATATATTCAAGCTACCAGCCGTGTAGGAAGAGATGAAAAACGACCGGGATTAGTAGTGACATTACTTAACATTCATCGACCCAGGGACCGTTCCCACTACGAACGCTTCTGTGCTTGGCATTCATCATTTTACCGCGCTGTAGAAGCAACTAGCGTGACTCCCTTTTCTCCCCGCGCTATTGACCGAGGAATTGCAGCTATTACCGTTGCTTTGGCTCGTCTGGGACATACAAAAATGACAGCACCAACAAATGCAATTGAAATTCTTCAAAATCGCCAAGAATTGGAATTTGTTGTGGATAAAATAGCCCAACGAGCAGAAATGCACGACAAGGAACTCAGCGCTAGCGATAGTGAAGCATTGCGTCAAAAAGTTAGAAACACCGTTAAAGATTTACTCGACCTGTGGGAACGAATAGCCAATGACAAAATAAACCTACAATACCAGCGCGAAGTCGGGGAAGCACCTCCATTAATATTTGAACCCCTAGACCCCGAATTACTAAACCAGCCCTTAGAAGCACGCAAATTTAAAGCCCAACGCAGTTTGCGCGATGTCGAACCAACAGTCAATCTGTGGGTAATTAACCCCAATGGAGATGAGGTAGAGGAGGTAAAAAAATAA
- a CDS encoding HigA family addiction module antitoxin — protein sequence MTQNLTSARAISPGKVLHRELQARGWTQKYLAEIMGCGVKNINEIIQEAKEVTPEIAIELSQVLGTSAEFWTNLETKYQLHLSGKE from the coding sequence ATGACCCAGAATTTAACATCAGCAAGAGCTATTTCACCAGGAAAAGTTTTACATCGAGAATTACAAGCTCGTGGTTGGACACAAAAATATTTAGCTGAAATTATGGGTTGTGGGGTTAAAAACATTAACGAAATTATTCAGGAAGCGAAGGAAGTTACACCAGAAATCGCAATCGAATTATCTCAAGTGTTGGGTACTTCTGCTGAGTTTTGGACAAACTTGGAAACAAAATATCAGCTTCATTTAAGCGGGAAAGAATGA
- the tnpA gene encoding IS200/IS605 family transposase, with translation MSLWRIYYHIIWTTKQRQPLISADKEPELYNYIIGKSDFLNCIIHAIGGMEDHIHVIVSIPPTIAISEYVKKVKGSSSYHINHNTPTTSDKFSWQEGYGVFSLGSKQLEKAVIYVKNQKIHHSQGTTNSYLENV, from the coding sequence ATGTCTTTGTGGCGAATCTATTACCATATTATTTGGACAACAAAACAACGCCAACCTTTAATTAGTGCTGACAAAGAACCAGAACTTTATAATTATATAATCGGTAAATCTGATTTTCTAAATTGCATAATTCACGCTATAGGTGGCATGGAAGACCACATTCATGTAATTGTATCTATTCCACCAACAATAGCGATTTCTGAATATGTCAAAAAAGTAAAAGGAAGTAGTTCTTATCATATTAATCATAATACTCCTACGACCTCAGATAAATTTTCTTGGCAAGAAGGATATGGTGTTTTTTCGTTAGGAAGCAAACAACTTGAAAAAGCAGTTATTTATGTCAAAAATCAAAAAATACATCATTCACAAGGAACAACTAATTCGTATTTGGAAAATGTTTAA
- a CDS encoding type IIL restriction-modification enzyme MmeI codes for MIATNTIAQGDTRSTGLRYICENGGTIYNAQKRVKWVGLAAVIVSVINVFKGDYQGVKSLDGRKVDLISAFLFKSGGNNNPAVLLANADKSFQGSIVLGMGFTFDDSKPDGTPIAEMQRLIEQNSKNQERIFPYIGGEEVNSSPTHKHHRYVINFGEMSEDEAREYPDLIKIVEENVKPERLKLGDNADARRRKKNWWLWGRYTSGLFKAIAPLERVLVTNCGASTYISFSFQSSRMVFANTLAIFPLSTYSAFCIMQSRIHEIWARFFSSSMKDDLRYTPSNCFETFPFPENWETNPTLEAAGKEYYEYRAALMVRNNQGLTDTYNRFHDPDEYDPEIIKLRELHTAMDKAVLDAYGWLDIPTDCDFLLDYEEEEDDNLTPNPSPYQREGGRQKKKPWRYRWGEETHDEVLARLLDLNQQRHQEEILGGKVAGKGKGKGKKKKSNKTKSKKVVENLPDIPGIK; via the coding sequence TTGATTGCTACAAATACCATTGCTCAAGGTGATACTCGCAGCACTGGATTGAGATATATTTGTGAAAATGGCGGAACTATTTACAATGCTCAAAAACGAGTTAAATGGGTTGGGTTAGCGGCTGTTATTGTTAGTGTTATTAATGTTTTTAAAGGTGATTATCAAGGGGTAAAATCATTAGATGGACGCAAAGTAGATTTAATTTCCGCGTTTTTATTTAAATCAGGTGGAAATAACAATCCTGCTGTTTTATTAGCAAATGCCGATAAAAGTTTTCAGGGTAGTATTGTGTTGGGTATGGGTTTTACCTTTGATGATTCTAAGCCTGACGGTACACCTATTGCAGAAATGCAGCGACTAATTGAACAAAATTCTAAAAATCAAGAGCGGATTTTTCCTTATATTGGTGGGGAAGAGGTTAATTCAAGTCCGACTCATAAACATCATAGGTACGTAATTAATTTTGGTGAAATGAGTGAGGATGAGGCTAGGGAATATCCTGATTTAATCAAGATTGTAGAAGAGAATGTTAAGCCTGAGAGGTTAAAATTAGGCGATAATGCTGATGCTCGAAGACGTAAAAAAAATTGGTGGCTTTGGGGTAGATATACATCAGGTTTATTTAAAGCGATCGCACCTCTCGAACGTGTGTTAGTTACTAATTGCGGGGCTAGTACTTATATATCATTTTCGTTTCAATCATCAAGAATGGTATTTGCTAATACTCTTGCCATTTTCCCACTATCAACCTACTCTGCATTCTGCATTATGCAATCGCGCATTCATGAAATTTGGGCAAGATTTTTTAGTTCATCTATGAAAGATGACCTTCGCTATACTCCCTCCAACTGCTTTGAAACCTTCCCCTTCCCCGAAAACTGGGAAACCAACCCCACCCTAGAAGCAGCAGGCAAAGAATACTACGAATACCGCGCAGCTTTAATGGTTCGCAACAACCAAGGACTCACTGACACCTACAACCGCTTCCACGACCCCGACGAATACGACCCGGAAATCATCAAACTCCGGGAACTCCACACCGCAATGGATAAAGCTGTCCTCGATGCTTACGGTTGGTTAGATATTCCCACCGACTGCGATTTTCTCCTAGATTACGAAGAAGAAGAAGACGACAACCTCACCCCCAACCCCTCTCCTTATCAAAGAGAGGGGGGACGACAAAAGAAAAAACCCTGGCGCTATCGTTGGGGTGAAGAAACTCATGATGAGGTATTAGCGCGGTTGTTGGATTTGAATCAACAGCGTCATCAAGAGGAAATTTTAGGTGGGAAGGTTGCTGGTAAGGGTAAAGGTAAAGGTAAGAAAAAGAAATCTAATAAAACAAAATCGAAAAAGGTTGTTGAAAATTTGCCAGATATACCGGGGATTAAATAA
- a CDS encoding type IIL restriction-modification enzyme MmeI, with protein MARDREIQAHKEWLGFLQPVGLVVSPTALNNAQMSVNRNVVDLQQRLIEVVNRDFSSYSTENISIISDFAEFTVEVLDWQAEDLVDCPEDLTVSLPEYGEILQPTYAVTDPDNDDGWLMLVQVISPGTDFDRVSEDTKSTGWHASPQAKFERLLREKEIPVGILCNGTELRLVYAPQGESSGHLTFPVQAMCEVSGRLILGAMHMLLEEQRVFNAPADRSLVAVLQNSRKYQNEVSTKLSEQVLDALWELLRGFQTANAAVNGILLDDIAKNDPQHIYGGLITVLLRLVFLLYAEDEGLMPQGSIYTRNYSVTGLYERLREDAGNYPDTMDQRYGAWAWLLSLFRLVYDGGCHADLYLPARHGQLFDPDEYAFLEGRSRNTTYKEWELIEPPRLSDDIIHKALQSLLVLDGERLSYRSLDVEQIGSVYSAIMGFEVKLATSQSIGVWSKPKSAKSSVTVVVSVDEILANKANDRAKYLKKVAGCEISGKSLKELKQAKTTEDLIAALGRKISPQTPTVLPAGSLFLQPGEERRRTFSAGLLHF; from the coding sequence ATGGCAAGGGATAGAGAAATTCAAGCGCATAAGGAATGGTTGGGTTTTCTTCAACCTGTTGGATTGGTAGTCTCACCAACAGCGTTAAATAATGCTCAAATGTCGGTGAATCGCAATGTGGTTGATTTACAGCAACGCTTAATTGAAGTAGTCAACCGGGATTTTTCCAGTTACAGTACTGAAAATATTTCTATAATTTCTGACTTTGCCGAGTTTACCGTTGAAGTTTTAGATTGGCAGGCTGAAGATTTAGTTGATTGTCCAGAGGATTTGACGGTATCGCTACCGGAATACGGTGAAATTTTACAGCCAACCTATGCTGTAACTGACCCGGATAACGATGATGGTTGGCTGATGCTGGTACAGGTGATTTCTCCGGGTACTGACTTTGATAGAGTCAGCGAAGATACAAAATCGACAGGATGGCACGCTAGTCCCCAAGCTAAGTTTGAGCGATTATTGCGGGAAAAGGAAATTCCTGTAGGTATATTGTGCAACGGTACAGAATTACGTTTGGTATATGCTCCACAAGGGGAATCTTCCGGACATCTGACGTTTCCCGTACAGGCTATGTGTGAAGTTTCGGGACGGTTGATTTTAGGTGCAATGCATATGTTGCTCGAAGAACAACGAGTGTTCAATGCACCAGCAGACCGTAGTTTGGTCGCAGTGCTGCAAAATAGCCGCAAATATCAAAATGAAGTTTCTACTAAGTTGTCAGAACAAGTACTTGATGCTTTGTGGGAATTACTGCGTGGTTTTCAAACTGCCAATGCAGCAGTTAACGGAATTTTACTTGATGACATTGCCAAAAATGACCCCCAACATATCTACGGGGGATTAATTACGGTATTACTGCGGTTAGTATTTCTGCTGTATGCTGAAGATGAAGGATTAATGCCCCAAGGTTCAATTTATACGCGCAATTATTCCGTAACTGGACTCTATGAAAGATTGCGCGAGGATGCAGGAAACTATCCCGACACAATGGATCAGCGTTATGGTGCTTGGGCTTGGTTGCTCAGTCTGTTTCGCTTGGTGTACGATGGCGGTTGTCATGCAGATTTATACTTACCAGCCCGTCACGGACAACTTTTTGACCCCGATGAATACGCATTTTTAGAAGGTCGCTCTCGCAATACTACCTATAAAGAATGGGAATTGATTGAACCACCCCGCCTTTCGGATGATATTATTCATAAAGCCTTGCAAAGCTTACTCGTTCTTGATGGAGAGCGTTTATCCTACCGCTCTTTGGACGTTGAACAAATCGGCTCAGTGTATTCGGCGATAATGGGCTTTGAGGTAAAATTAGCTACTTCACAATCTATAGGTGTATGGAGTAAACCTAAAAGCGCTAAATCTTCTGTAACTGTGGTTGTCAGCGTTGATGAGATTTTAGCAAATAAAGCCAATGACCGAGCCAAGTATTTAAAAAAAGTTGCGGGCTGTGAAATTTCAGGGAAATCACTTAAAGAATTAAAACAAGCTAAAACCACAGAGGATTTAATTGCAGCTTTAGGAAGAAAAATATCCCCACAAACCCCGACTGTATTACCTGCTGGTTCATTGTTTTTGCAACCGGGAGAGGAAAGACGACGCACTTTTTCCGCAGGGCTTTTACACTTTTAA
- the drmD gene encoding DISARM system SNF2-like helicase DrmD encodes MLVDAGKIVRVRSRQYLVEDVVTKPSLNEDTLVRLSCLEDDALGEQLEILWEREVDAKVIGKTSWESIVNRGFDNPRLFSAYLHTLRWNCVTSTDPKLFQAPYRAGIEVKAYQLEPLRKALLMPRVGLFIADDVGLGKTIEAGLILREMLMRQKVRRVVISCPPSVVRQWQEEMESRFGLTFVIFDREFVAIRRQERGYGINPWTTHTRFIISHALLRDETYAAPLRDWLGDMSSASMLILDEAHNAAPASGAKYAVDSQLTRTVRDIAPRFEHKLFLSATPHNGHSNSFAALLEILDPQRFCRGVPVRDRKLLDTVMVRRLKQDLREIGEEFPERRVIPIVIDNLEEDAPELKLSRLLQEYRHLREERLRDASKSTQNTAMLVIISLQKRLLSSIEAFARTLKVHRAAIEKQAAKLSTNTVENLPLLLEPPGADDERAELTEEEVQAEEDNQVKVATVAAASCGLSNRELDILEEMTDIANQARYLADARVERLMNWIKENLCPDLGKPNAAWLDKRVIIFTEYTDTKRYLQQKLQEAIAGSEKERERIDVFHGGIGEERREAIKKAFNADPSRHPLRILIATDAAREGVNLQNNCADLYHFDVPWNPSRMEQRNGRIDRKLQRAQVVHCYYFVFAQRTEDKVLKALVRKTATIQKELGSLSPVVQKNLSRLLNGGISHNSASNITNSIEEAELPNLEVINQELEENRLRKEELTKELSRLQKMLKDSRDWLGLSDEHFRNAISASLEILDATPLTPVDSNEACQDSATARWTLPPLDQSTDSTWANTFDTLRPQRQKGQKPWEWRRESPIRPVVFRDPGCLDGDVVHLHLEHRVVQRLLSRFLAQGFLHDELTRACVCLTDDPIPKVIALGRLSIYGQGASRLHDEVIAIAANLSEPAAKKRKKLQPLNEGERDNVLATLEDSLASPRLQKAPETVKTLLKQNATQDIADLIPHLERRAEVLATRAEKKLSERGKKEAVEMKKILEQQQQRINQRKQEIDEEQKQPKQLSLLPTEAEEKRQLEADRRHWEKRLKALAEEINSEPARIEASYQVKAVRVEPVGLVYLWSVSG; translated from the coding sequence ATGTTGGTTGATGCAGGTAAAATTGTTCGGGTTCGCTCTAGGCAGTATCTTGTAGAAGATGTAGTAACTAAACCATCTTTGAATGAAGACACTTTAGTTCGTCTTTCTTGTTTAGAAGATGATGCATTGGGAGAACAGTTAGAAATTCTTTGGGAAAGAGAAGTTGATGCCAAAGTTATAGGTAAAACTTCTTGGGAGTCTATAGTAAATCGCGGTTTTGATAATCCTCGTTTATTTTCGGCTTATCTCCATACTCTACGCTGGAATTGCGTCACCTCAACTGACCCGAAACTTTTTCAGGCTCCTTATCGAGCGGGTATTGAAGTCAAAGCTTACCAACTTGAACCACTCCGCAAGGCTTTATTAATGCCTAGAGTTGGTTTGTTTATTGCTGATGATGTTGGTTTGGGAAAAACTATTGAAGCAGGGCTGATTCTGCGCGAGATGCTGATGCGGCAAAAAGTTCGTCGCGTTGTGATTTCTTGTCCACCTTCTGTTGTACGACAATGGCAGGAGGAAATGGAAAGCCGGTTTGGCTTAACTTTTGTGATTTTTGACCGCGAGTTTGTGGCTATTCGTCGTCAAGAACGGGGTTATGGGATTAATCCTTGGACGACTCACACCCGTTTTATTATTTCTCATGCTTTGTTGCGGGATGAAACCTATGCTGCTCCTTTACGGGATTGGTTGGGAGATATGAGTAGCGCATCGATGTTGATTCTTGATGAAGCCCATAATGCAGCCCCAGCGAGTGGTGCAAAGTATGCTGTGGATTCTCAATTAACTCGCACTGTCCGCGATATTGCACCAAGATTTGAGCATAAGTTATTCCTGTCTGCGACTCCTCATAACGGACATTCTAATAGCTTTGCTGCTTTGTTGGAAATCCTTGACCCGCAACGGTTTTGTCGTGGTGTACCCGTGCGCGATCGCAAACTTTTAGATACGGTAATGGTGCGTCGGTTAAAGCAAGATTTACGGGAGATTGGCGAGGAGTTTCCCGAACGACGGGTGATTCCTATTGTTATCGATAATCTTGAGGAAGATGCACCAGAGTTGAAGTTGTCGCGGTTATTACAAGAGTATCGTCATCTGCGGGAAGAGCGGTTAAGGGATGCATCGAAGTCAACGCAAAATACAGCGATGCTGGTAATAATTTCCTTACAAAAGCGTTTGTTGTCTTCTATAGAAGCTTTTGCGCGTACTTTGAAGGTTCATCGTGCAGCGATTGAAAAGCAAGCTGCGAAACTTTCTACCAATACTGTGGAAAATTTACCGTTACTGTTAGAACCTCCTGGTGCTGACGATGAGCGGGCAGAATTAACCGAAGAAGAGGTACAAGCGGAGGAAGATAATCAGGTAAAGGTTGCTACAGTTGCTGCTGCAAGCTGTGGTTTGAGCAATCGGGAGTTAGACATCTTGGAGGAGATGACCGATATTGCTAACCAAGCTAGATACCTAGCAGATGCAAGAGTTGAACGGTTGATGAACTGGATTAAAGAAAATCTTTGTCCGGATTTAGGTAAACCAAATGCAGCTTGGTTAGATAAACGAGTCATTATATTTACTGAATATACAGATACAAAACGCTACTTACAGCAAAAACTCCAAGAAGCTATTGCAGGTTCCGAGAAAGAAAGGGAACGCATTGATGTGTTTCATGGTGGAATTGGAGAGGAGCGTCGGGAAGCTATCAAAAAAGCTTTCAATGCTGACCCATCTCGTCATCCTCTACGAATTTTAATTGCTACGGATGCAGCACGGGAAGGAGTAAACCTGCAAAATAATTGTGCTGACCTCTATCATTTTGATGTACCTTGGAATCCATCAAGAATGGAGCAGCGTAACGGACGTATTGACAGAAAGTTACAGCGAGCGCAAGTTGTACATTGCTACTATTTTGTGTTTGCACAACGGACGGAAGATAAAGTATTAAAAGCGCTGGTGAGGAAGACAGCAACAATTCAAAAAGAATTGGGAAGCCTGTCTCCTGTGGTACAAAAGAATTTATCGCGGCTATTGAATGGTGGTATTAGCCACAATAGTGCAAGTAATATTACCAATTCTATTGAAGAAGCCGAATTACCTAATTTGGAGGTAATTAATCAGGAGTTAGAAGAAAATCGACTGCGGAAGGAAGAATTAACTAAAGAATTATCTCGCTTGCAAAAGATGCTGAAAGATTCGCGGGATTGGTTGGGATTGAGTGATGAACACTTCCGCAATGCTATTTCTGCTTCTTTAGAAATTCTCGATGCTACTCCTCTTACTCCAGTCGATAGTAATGAAGCTTGTCAAGATTCAGCTACTGCACGTTGGACGTTGCCACCCCTTGACCAAAGTACCGATTCCACATGGGCGAATACTTTTGATACCTTAAGACCTCAGCGTCAAAAAGGACAAAAGCCTTGGGAATGGAGACGAGAATCACCGATTCGTCCGGTAGTATTTCGCGACCCCGGTTGTTTGGATGGGGACGTAGTTCACTTGCATTTAGAGCATCGGGTTGTACAGCGTTTATTAAGTAGATTTCTAGCGCAAGGGTTTTTACACGATGAATTGACTCGTGCTTGTGTTTGTCTAACCGATGACCCAATTCCGAAAGTTATTGCTTTGGGACGTTTATCTATTTACGGACAGGGTGCGTCACGGTTACATGATGAGGTAATTGCAATTGCAGCAAATTTATCAGAACCAGCAGCAAAGAAACGCAAGAAACTACAACCGCTAAATGAAGGAGAGAGAGATAATGTACTTGCGACCTTAGAGGATTCCTTAGCTTCTCCTCGATTACAAAAAGCACCGGAAACGGTGAAAACACTGCTCAAACAGAATGCAACCCAAGATATTGCCGATTTGATTCCCCATTTAGAACGTCGTGCTGAGGTTTTAGCAACAAGGGCTGAGAAGAAATTGAGCGAACGGGGTAAGAAAGAAGCTGTTGAAATGAAAAAAATTCTCGAACAGCAGCAGCAGAGGATTAATCAACGCAAGCAGGAAATCGACGAGGAACAAAAACAACCAAAGCAATTATCCTTGCTCCCTACTGAGGCTGAGGAAAAACGGCAATTAGAAGCAGACCGTCGTCACTGGGAAAAGCGATTGAAAGCACTTGCAGAAGAAATTAATTCCGAACCTGCCCGAATTGAAGCTTCTTACCAGGTGAAAGCGGTGCGAGTTGAGCCTGTGGGTTTGGTTTATTTGTGGTCTGTTTCTGGTTGA